Proteins encoded together in one Procambarus clarkii isolate CNS0578487 chromosome 11, FALCON_Pclarkii_2.0, whole genome shotgun sequence window:
- the LOC138363732 gene encoding mucin-22-like: protein MIHYHPFITCEAPPASSGLKRLDSAKDVTKRKSDKRQCLGSPDTLQQTRKGSDAAQQTRQGSDAAQQTQQGSDAAQQTQQSSDDAQQTRQGTDAAQQTQQGSDAAQQTQQSSDDAQQTRQGSDTAQQTRQGSDAAQQTQQSSDDAQQTRQGSDTAQQTRQGSDAAQQTQQGSEATQKAPQSSDAAQQTRQGSEATQQTRQGSNVASRHGKVQTLPCRYGKVQKLLSRQSKVQTMPSRHGKVQTLPSKHGKVQTLPNRHSRVQTMPSRHGKVQTLPNRHGKVLTLPSRHGKVQTLPSRHGKVQTLPNRHGKVQTLPSRHGKVQTLPSRHSKVQMLPSRHGKVQKLPSRHRKVQMLPSRHGKVQKLPSRHDKVQTLPADTARFRRCPADTARFRSCSADTARFRRCPADTARFRRCPADTARFRRCPADTTRFKRCQQTRQGSDAALQIRQGSEAAQQTRQGSDTAQQTRQGSDAAQQTQQGSDAAQQTRQGSDAAQQTRQGSEAAQQAPEGSDAAQQTRQGSEATQQTQQGSDAAQQTQQSSDDAQQTRQGTDAAQQTQQGLDAAQQTQQSSDDAQQTRQGSDTAQQTRQGSDAAQQTQQGSEATQQAPQSSDAAQQTRQGSEATQQTRQGSNVASRHGKVQTLPCRYGKVQKLLSRHSKVQTMPSRHGKVQTLPSKHGKVQTLPSRHSRGQTMPSRHGKVQTLPNRHGKVLTLPSRHGKVQTLPSRHGKVQTLPSRHSKVQMLPIRHGKVQKLPSRHRKVQMLPSRHGKTRQGSDAALQIRQGSEAAQQTQQGSDAAQQTRQGSDAALQIRQGSEAAQQTQQGSDAAQQTRQGSNAAQQTRQGSDAAQQTRQGSDAAQQTRQGLDAAQQTRQGSDAAQQTRQGSDAAQQTRQGSDAAQQTRQGSDAAQQTRQGSDPAQQTRQGSDAAQQTRQGSDTAQQTRQGSDAAQQTRQGSDTAQQTRQGSDAAQQTRQGSDAAQQTRQGSDAAQQTRQGSEAAQQAPEGSDAAQQTRQGSEATQQTQQGSDAAQQTQQSSDDAQQTRQGTDAAQQTQQGLDAAQQTQQSSDDAQQTRQGSDTAQQTRQGSDAAQQTQQGSEATQQAPQSSDAAQQTRQGSEATQQTRQGSNVASRHGKVQTLPCRYGKVQKLLSRHSKVQTMPSRHGKVQTLPSKHGKVQTLPSRHSRGQTMPSRHGKVQTLPNRHGKVLTLPSRHGKVQTLPSRHGKVQTLPSRHSKVQMLPIRHGKVQKLPSRHRKIRQGSEAAQQTQQGSDAAQQTRQGSDAALQIRQGSEAAQQTQQGSDAAQQTRQGSNAAQQTRQGSDAAQQTRQGSDAAQQTRQGLDAAQQTRQGSDAAQQTRQGSDAAQQTRQGSDAAQQTRQGSDAAQQTRQGSDPAQQTRQGSDAAQQTRQGSDTAQQTRQGSDAAQQTRQGSDTAQQTRQGSDAAQQTRQGSDAAQQTQQSSDDAQQTRQGSDAAQQTRQGSDTAQQTRQGSNAASTP, encoded by the exons ATGATCCATTACCACCCATTTATCACCTGTGAGGCGCCGCCGGCTTCTAGCGGCTTAAAACGATTGGATTCAG CTAAGGATGTTACCAAGAGAAAATCGGATAAACGGCAATGTTTGGGCAGTCCCGACACCCTCCAGCAGACACGGAAGGGTTCAGACGCTGCCCAGCAGACACGACAAGGTTCAGACGCTGCCCAGCAGACACAGCAAGGTTCAGACGCTGCCCAGCAGACACAGCAGAGTTCAGACGATGCCCAGCAGACACGGCAAGGTACAGACGCTGCCCAGCAGACACAGCAAGGTTCAGACGCTGCCCAGCAGACACAGCAGAGTTCAGACGATGCCCAGCAGACACGGCAAGGTTCAGACACTGCCCAGCAGACACGGCAAGGTTCAGACGCTGCCCAGCAGACACAGCAGAGTTCAGACGATGCCCAGCAGACACGGCAAGGTTCAGACACTGCCCAGCAGACACGGCAAGGTTCAGACGCTGCCCAGCAGACACAGCAAGGTTCAGAAGCTACCCAGAAGGCACCGCAAAGTTCAGATGCTGCCCAGCAGACACGGCAAGGTTCAGAAGCTACCCAGCAGACACGACAAGGTTCAAACGTTGCCAGCAGACACGGCAAGGTTCAGACGCTGCCCTGCAGATACGGCAAGGTTCAGAAGCTGCTCAGCAGACAGAGCAAGGTTCAGACGATGCCCAGCAGACACGGCAAGGTTCAGACGCTGCCCAGCAAACACGGCAAGGTTCAGACGCTGCCCAACAGACACAGCAGAGTTCAGACGATGCCCAGCAGACACGGCAAGGTTCAGACACTGCCCAACAGACACGGCAAGGTTCTAACGCTGCCCAGCAGACACGGCAAAGTTCAGACGCTGCCCAGCAGACACGGCAAGGTTCAGACACTGCCCAACAGACACGGCAAGGTTCAGACACTGCCCAGCAGACACGGCAAGGTTCAGACGCTGCCCAGCAGACACAGCAAGGTTCAGATGCTGCCCAGCAGACACGGCAAGGTTCAGAAGCTGCCCAGCAGGCACCGGAAGGTTCAGATGCTGCCCAGCAGACACGGCAAGGTTCAGAAGCTACCCAGCAGACACGACAAGGTTCAAACGTTGCCAGCAGACACGGCAAGGTTCAGACGCTGCCCTGCAGATACGGCAAGGTTCAGAAGCTGCTCAGCAGACACAGCAAGGTTCAGACGCTGCCCAGCAGACACGGCAAGGTTCAGACGCTGCCCAGCAGACACGGCAAGGTTCAGACGCTGCCCAGCAGACACGACAAGGTTCAAACGTTGCCAGCAGACACGGCAAGGTTCAGACGCTGCCCTGCAGATACGGCAAGGTTCAGAAGCTGCTCAGCAGACACGGCAAGGTTCAGACACTGCCCAGCAGACACGGCAAGGTTCAGACGCTGCCCAGCAGACACAGCAAGGTTCAGATGCTGCCCAGCAGACACGGCAAGGTTCAGATGCTGCCCAGCAGACACGGCAAGGTTCAGAAGCTGCCCAGCAGGCACCGGAAGGTTCAGATGCTGCCCAGCAGACACGGCAAGGTTCAGAAGCTACCCAGCAGACACAGCAAGGTTCAGACGCTGCCCAGCAGACACAGCAGAGTTCAGACGATGCCCAGCAGACACGGCAAGGTACAGACGCTGCCCAGCAGACACAGCAAGGCTTAGACGCTGCCCAGCAGACACAGCAGAGTTCAGACGATGCCCAGCAGACACGGCAAGGTTCAGACACTGCCCAGCAGACACGGCAAGGTTCAGACGCTGCCCAGCAGACACAGCAAGGTTCAGAAGCTACCCAGCAGGCACCGCAAAGTTCAGATGCTGCCCAGCAGACACGGCAAGGTTCAGAAGCTACCCAGCAGACACGACAAGGTTCAAACGTTGCCAGCAGACACGGCAAGGTTCAGACGCTGCCCTGCAGATACGGCAAGGTTCAGAAGCTGCTCAGCAGACACAGCAAGGTTCAGACGATGCCCAGCAGACACGGCAAGGTTCAGACGCTGCCCAGCAAACACGGCAAGGTTCAGACGCTGCccagcagacacagcagaggtCAGACGATGCCCAGCAGACACGGCAAGGTTCAGACACTGCCCAACAGACACGGCAAGGTTCTAACGCTGCCCAGCAGACACGGCAAAGTTCAGACGCTGCCCAGCAGACACGGCAAGGTTCAGACGCTGCCCAGCAGACACAGCAAGGTTCAGATGCTGCCCATCAGACACGGCAAGGTTCAGAAGCTGCCCAGCAGGCACCGGAAGGTTCAGATGCTGCCCAGCAGACACGGCAAG ACACGGCAAGGTTCAGACGCTGCCCTGCAGATACGGCAAGGTTCAGAAGCTGCTCAGCAGACACAGCAAGGTTCAGACGCTGCCCAGCAGACACGGCAAGGTTCAGACGCTGCCCTGCAGATACGGCAAGGTTCAGAAGCTGCTCAGCAGACACAGCAAGGTTCAGACGCTGCCCAGCAGACACGGCAAGGTTCAAACGCTGCCCAGCAGACACGGCAAGGTTCAGACGCTGCCCAGCAGACACGGCAAGGTTCAGACGCTGCCCAGCAGACACGGCAAGGTTTAGACGCTGCCCAGCAGACACGGCAAGGTTCAGACGCTGCCCAGCAGACACGGCAAGGTTCAGACGCTGCCCAGCAGACACGGCAAGGTTCAGACGCTGCCCAGCAGACACGGCAAGGTTCAGACGCTGCCCAGCAGACACGGCAAGGTTCAGACCCTGCCCAGCAGACACGGCAAGGTTCAGACGCTGCCCAGCAGACACGGCAAGGTTCAGACACTGCCCAGCAGACACGGCAAGGTTCAGACGCTGCCCAGCAGACACGGCAAGGTTCAGACACTGCCCAGCAGACACGGCAAGGTTCAGACGCTGCCCAGCAGACACGGCAAGGTTCAGACGCTGCCCAGCAGACACGGCAAGGTTCAGATGCTGCCCAGCAGACACGGCAAGGTTCAGAAGCTGCCCAGCAGGCACCGGAAGGTTCAGATGCTGCCCAGCAGACACGGCAAGGTTCAGAAGCTACCCAGCAGACACAGCAAGGTTCAGACGCTGCCCAGCAGACACAGCAGAGTTCAGACGATGCCCAGCAGACACGGCAAGGTACAGACGCTGCCCAGCAGACACAGCAAGGCTTAGACGCTGCCCAGCAGACACAGCAGAGTTCAGACGATGCCCAGCAGACACGGCAAGGTTCAGACACTGCCCAGCAGACACGGCAAGGTTCAGACGCTGCCCAGCAGACACAGCAAGGTTCAGAAGCTACCCAGCAGGCACCGCAAAGTTCAGATGCTGCCCAGCAGACACGGCAAGGTTCAGAAGCTACCCAGCAGACACGACAAGGTTCAAACGTTGCCAGCAGACACGGCAAGGTTCAGACGCTGCCCTGCAGATACGGCAAGGTTCAGAAGCTGCTCAGCAGACACAGCAAGGTTCAGACGATGCCCAGCAGACACGGCAAGGTTCAGACGCTGCCCAGCAAACACGGCAAGGTTCAGACGCTGCccagcagacacagcagaggtCAGACGATGCCCAGCAGACACGGCAAGGTTCAGACACTGCCCAACAGACACGGCAAGGTTCTAACGCTGCCCAGCAGACACGGCAAAGTTCAGACGCTGCCCAGCAGACACGGCAAGGTTCAGACGCTGCCCAGCAGACACAGCAAGGTTCAGATGCTGCCCATCAGACACGGCAAGGTTCAGAAGCTGCCCAGCAGGCACCGGAAG ATACGGCAAGGTTCAGAAGCTGCTCAGCAGACACAGCAAGGTTCAGACGCTGCCCAGCAGACACGGCAAGGTTCAGACGCTGCCCTGCAGATACGGCAAGGTTCAGAAGCTGCTCAGCAGACACAGCAAGGTTCAGACGCTGCCCAGCAGACACGGCAAGGTTCAAACGCTGCCCAGCAGACACGGCAAGGTTCAGACGCTGCCCAGCAGACACGGCAAGGTTCAGACGCTGCCCAGCAGACACGGCAAGGTTTAGACGCTGCCCAGCAGACACGGCAAGGTTCAGACGCTGCCCAGCAGACACGGCAAGGTTCAGACGCTGCCCAGCAGACACGGCAAGGTTCAGACGCTGCCCAGCAGACACGGCAAGGTTCAGACGCTGCCCAGCAGACACGGCAAGGTTCAGACCCTGCCCAGCAGACACGGCAAGGTTCAGACGCTGCCCAGCAGACACGGCAAGGTTCAGACACTGCCCAGCAGACACGGCAAGGTTCAGACGCTGCCCAGCAGACACGGCAAGGTTCAGACACTGCCCAGCAGACACGGCAAGGTTCAGACGCTGCCCAGCAGACACGGCAAGGTTCAGACGCTGCCCAGCAGACACAGCAGAGTTCAGACGATGCCCAGCAGACACGGCAAGGTTCAGACGCTGCCCAGCAGACACGGCAAGGTTCAGACACTGCCCAACAGACACGGCAAGGTTCAAACGCTGCCAGCACCCCATGA